One Ignavibacterium album JCM 16511 genomic region harbors:
- a CDS encoding acetate/propionate family kinase, whose translation MKVLVLNCGSSSVKYQFIDTDKKLALAKGLVDRIGMAGAVLSHQRYDGDQIKISGEILDHQIAIEYVLAVLLSKNHGVIDDKKDIEAVGHRVVHGGETFSGSVLITDEVIKALQDNIELAPLHNPPNIKGIQAATRILPGTPQVGVFDTAFHSHMPPKAYLYGIPYELYRKYKIRRYGFHGTSHLYVSKRAAELMGRKYEELKIITAHLGNGCSMAAVDRGVSVDTTMGFTPLEGLLMGTRSGDLDPQVILYIMGKEGLSLNEAATMLNKHSGLIGISGESSDMREILAAVKDQHQRAKHAFDIFCYRIKKYVGAYAAAMGGVDALVFTGGIGENSYEVREEVCRDMEFMGIHLDQLRNQNKEELISSDSSKVKVFRIPTNEELVIAMDTAEIVSSSN comes from the coding sequence ATGAAAGTTTTAGTTTTAAATTGCGGAAGTTCATCAGTTAAATATCAATTTATCGATACTGATAAAAAACTTGCTTTAGCCAAAGGATTGGTTGATAGAATCGGAATGGCCGGAGCTGTACTTTCTCATCAGAGATATGACGGTGATCAGATTAAAATAAGTGGTGAAATTCTTGATCATCAGATTGCAATTGAATATGTGCTCGCGGTTTTGCTCAGTAAAAATCATGGTGTAATTGATGACAAGAAGGATATCGAAGCAGTTGGTCATCGTGTTGTTCACGGCGGTGAAACATTTTCCGGTTCAGTTCTTATTACAGATGAAGTTATTAAAGCTTTACAGGATAATATCGAACTCGCACCGCTCCACAATCCTCCAAACATAAAAGGTATTCAAGCAGCGACAAGAATTTTACCCGGAACTCCGCAAGTCGGAGTTTTCGATACGGCATTTCATTCACATATGCCACCAAAAGCTTATCTATATGGAATACCTTATGAGCTTTATCGCAAGTACAAAATCAGAAGGTATGGTTTTCACGGAACTTCACATCTTTATGTTTCCAAAAGAGCTGCTGAATTAATGGGAAGAAAGTATGAGGAATTAAAAATTATCACTGCTCATCTCGGAAATGGTTGTAGCATGGCTGCAGTTGACAGAGGAGTTTCAGTTGATACAACAATGGGATTTACTCCGCTTGAAGGTTTATTGATGGGCACAAGAAGCGGTGATCTTGATCCACAAGTAATTCTTTACATTATGGGAAAAGAAGGATTATCATTGAATGAAGCAGCAACGATGTTAAACAAGCACAGCGGACTTATTGGAATAAGCGGTGAAAGCAGTGACATGCGTGAGATTTTAGCAGCAGTAAAAGATCAACATCAGAGAGCAAAGCATGCATTTGATATTTTCTGTTACAGAATTAAAAAATATGTCGGAGCTTATGCTGCTGCAATGGGTGGAGTTGATGCTCTTGTTTTTACAGGTGGTATTGGTGAAAACTCTTATGAAGTTCGTGAAGAAGTTTGTAGGGATATGGAATTCATGGGAATCCATCTTGATCAATTGCGCAATCAGAATAAAGAAGAATTAATTTCATCTGATTCGTCGAAAGTAAAAGTCTTCAGAATTCCTACTAATGAAGAGCTGGTAATCGCAATGGACACAGCAGAAATAGTCAGTTCTTCAAACTGA
- a CDS encoding 3-hydroxyacyl-CoA dehydrogenase family protein: MQNDKLRLEDLLESAVSNVQDDRINSVAIIGAGVMGQGIGQTIAASGMEVTIIEKTNERLEWAKAQLSENIDREIKRWAMTNSEKKAIFSRITWDIDITKIKDCDLVIEAVDEDFDLKVRIFKEMDKHAKKDAIFVSNTSTLSLTKISETTSRPDRVIGMHFLNPVPKVPLVEIVKCLHTSNETVQKVKDFANRIGKTPVEVYEYPGFVTTRAIVPLLNEAMYILLEGVATAKDIDTAMRLGYNFQYGPLEMADMMGLDEVLAWMETLWKTLGEPRYRACPILRKLVRERKLGRKTGEGFYKYDQHGNKIIE; encoded by the coding sequence ATGCAAAACGATAAGCTTAGATTAGAAGATTTACTTGAATCTGCAGTATCTAATGTTCAGGACGACAGGATTAACTCTGTTGCCATTATCGGAGCCGGAGTAATGGGTCAGGGAATAGGTCAAACTATTGCTGCCTCAGGAATGGAAGTTACCATTATTGAAAAAACAAATGAAAGACTCGAATGGGCTAAAGCGCAGCTAAGTGAAAACATTGACAGAGAAATTAAACGCTGGGCAATGACTAATTCTGAAAAGAAAGCAATCTTTAGCAGAATTACCTGGGACATTGATATTACAAAAATCAAAGACTGCGATCTTGTGATTGAAGCTGTTGATGAAGACTTTGATTTGAAAGTCAGAATATTCAAAGAGATGGATAAGCATGCAAAAAAAGATGCAATATTTGTTTCGAATACCTCAACTCTTTCATTAACAAAAATTTCCGAAACAACATCCCGACCTGATAGAGTAATCGGTATGCACTTTCTTAATCCGGTACCAAAAGTTCCTTTGGTAGAAATTGTAAAATGTCTTCATACATCCAATGAAACAGTTCAGAAGGTAAAAGACTTCGCGAATCGTATAGGTAAAACTCCTGTTGAAGTTTATGAGTATCCTGGTTTTGTTACCACAAGGGCAATTGTTCCATTACTCAACGAAGCTATGTACATACTGCTGGAAGGTGTAGCAACAGCTAAAGATATCGATACTGCTATGCGTCTTGGGTATAATTTTCAATACGGCCCACTCGAAATGGCAGATATGATGGGTCTTGATGAAGTGCTTGCGTGGATGGAAACTTTGTGGAAGACATTAGGAGAGCCAAGATACAGAGCTTGTCCAATTCTTCGGAAACTTGTACGCGAAAGAAAACTCGGAAGGAAAACAGGTGAAGGTTTTTATAAATACGATCAACACGGAAATAAAATAATTGAATAA
- a CDS encoding T9SS type A sorting domain-containing protein — protein MNKIAAALVIILTTANSFPQLKYTDQLKPNSIFTEAPEDIKNTKPFMRQWWFYEQRSYPNDFIPENAYENALMEKNQLRLTYEETTIPNFTWVSLGPTPGAYFGYGNISSRIVTGTYDPNNPNVIYIGPANGGVWKSTDNGITWIPLTDNEVSMAMGAIIVDPTNSNIVYAGTGEATYSGASYYGRGLLKSTNAGATWVNYTSGLPSSTYFSRLKIRPNNPNQLLAALGNNGLYRSINGGQNWTQILSGRVDDVVFSPSGDTVFAVGSGIGIRRSINGGQTFATFGSDLPSGTRTHFDLSLTNPAIMYAAVYSSSQVNIYKSTNYGVNWTSITPTTSFQNLAGQAWYDLYCFVNPKNPNKVYVGTIDIFRSTDGLNFTNITNGYSGGYVHVDQHYLFFHPTNENTFIVCNDGGIWRTTDNGNTFSNLNQNLTLTQFYRIASSPFNPGRILGGTQDNGTQQTFSTLNWSAAYGGDGGEVCFNHFDQNFILGETQNGGIFRTTNGGASWSQAQTGLNMSENVAWVAPIIAHPTVSGTFFTARTSVYKTTNNGGNWTAISSPVNGTYPIREMAISKSNSNILFASSGNLIFKSTNGGVNWSNITVGLPNRTITSISVNPLDENIVLLTFSGFGTDKVYKSTNAGSSWFSIDGPLPDAPVNDLFIYTANPGKPNTYFVATDIGVFVTDDNGVTWTEIPSGIPNTVVMHLDYSDSTKMLRAATHGRGVYEAYIDFTIPVELTAFDAYTDNKIVNIIWLTATETNNSHFEVERKLKNQDWEKIGEVDGAGTTAIPQSYLFKDDFSFKSYEGKILYRLKQVDFDGSFEYSKVISVDVNFIPEKFAISQNYPNPFNPNTKISYSIPMGAGNQVTIKVYDLLGKEVATIVNDYKPAGNYEIDFKGSEYPSGIYFYLYEAFDANGMKIHSEVRKMTLLK, from the coding sequence ATGAATAAAATTGCTGCGGCTTTAGTAATTATTTTGACCACCGCAAACTCATTTCCACAATTAAAATATACCGACCAACTTAAACCCAACAGTATCTTCACAGAGGCACCCGAAGATATAAAAAACACTAAACCTTTTATGCGTCAATGGTGGTTTTATGAGCAGCGCTCGTATCCCAATGATTTTATCCCGGAGAATGCTTATGAAAATGCTTTGATGGAAAAAAATCAGTTAAGACTGACTTATGAAGAAACAACAATTCCGAATTTTACCTGGGTAAGTTTGGGACCAACTCCCGGAGCTTATTTTGGTTATGGAAATATTTCCAGCAGAATAGTTACAGGAACTTATGACCCGAACAATCCAAATGTAATTTATATCGGTCCGGCAAATGGTGGTGTTTGGAAATCAACAGACAACGGAATTACTTGGATACCTCTGACCGATAACGAAGTTTCGATGGCTATGGGAGCTATTATAGTTGATCCTACAAATTCAAATATAGTTTATGCAGGAACAGGTGAAGCAACCTATAGTGGTGCTTCTTATTACGGAAGAGGATTATTGAAGTCAACTAATGCCGGTGCGACTTGGGTTAATTACACTTCAGGGCTTCCTTCGTCAACTTATTTTTCAAGATTAAAGATAAGACCAAATAATCCAAACCAACTTTTAGCCGCACTTGGAAACAACGGATTATACAGAAGTATAAATGGTGGTCAGAACTGGACGCAAATACTTAGCGGCAGAGTTGATGATGTTGTATTTTCTCCGTCAGGCGATACGGTATTTGCAGTTGGTTCAGGAATCGGAATCAGAAGATCAATAAATGGAGGACAAACCTTTGCAACTTTTGGAAGCGATCTGCCTTCGGGAACAAGAACTCATTTTGATTTAAGTCTAACCAATCCTGCAATAATGTATGCAGCAGTTTATTCATCAAGTCAGGTGAATATCTACAAATCAACTAACTATGGAGTAAACTGGACATCAATAACACCAACAACAAGTTTTCAAAACCTTGCTGGTCAAGCGTGGTATGACTTATACTGTTTCGTAAATCCAAAAAATCCGAATAAAGTTTATGTGGGAACAATAGATATCTTTCGATCAACCGATGGGTTGAATTTTACTAATATTACCAATGGCTATTCTGGTGGATATGTTCATGTGGATCAACATTATCTGTTCTTCCATCCAACAAATGAGAATACATTTATTGTTTGTAATGATGGTGGAATCTGGAGAACTACCGACAACGGAAACACATTTTCAAATCTTAATCAGAATTTAACTCTGACTCAATTTTACAGAATTGCCTCAAGTCCTTTTAATCCGGGAAGAATTTTAGGAGGAACTCAGGATAACGGAACTCAGCAAACTTTTTCAACTCTCAATTGGTCAGCAGCTTATGGTGGGGATGGTGGTGAAGTTTGTTTCAATCATTTTGACCAGAATTTTATTCTGGGTGAAACACAGAATGGCGGAATTTTCAGAACAACAAATGGCGGAGCTTCATGGAGTCAGGCGCAAACCGGATTGAATATGAGTGAAAATGTTGCCTGGGTAGCTCCGATAATTGCACATCCAACTGTTTCAGGAACATTCTTTACAGCAAGAACGAGTGTTTATAAAACTACTAACAATGGCGGAAATTGGACAGCAATTTCATCTCCAGTTAACGGGACTTATCCAATCAGAGAAATGGCTATCAGCAAATCCAACTCAAATATATTATTTGCTTCATCCGGTAATTTGATTTTCAAATCAACAAACGGCGGAGTAAACTGGTCAAATATTACAGTCGGTTTACCTAACAGAACAATCACCTCAATTAGTGTAAACCCTCTCGATGAGAATATTGTACTGCTGACTTTCTCAGGATTTGGGACAGATAAAGTCTACAAATCAACAAATGCTGGTTCAAGCTGGTTTTCGATTGATGGACCTTTGCCTGATGCACCTGTAAACGATTTGTTTATTTACACAGCAAATCCCGGCAAACCGAATACTTATTTTGTTGCGACTGATATTGGTGTTTTTGTAACAGATGATAATGGAGTAACCTGGACAGAAATACCTTCAGGGATTCCAAACACGGTTGTAATGCATCTTGATTATTCTGATTCTACAAAAATGTTAAGAGCAGCAACTCACGGACGTGGAGTTTATGAAGCATATATTGATTTCACAATTCCTGTTGAGTTAACTGCTTTCGATGCTTATACCGATAACAAGATTGTTAATATAATTTGGTTAACTGCAACGGAAACAAACAACTCACATTTTGAAGTCGAGAGAAAATTAAAAAATCAGGACTGGGAAAAAATCGGAGAAGTTGATGGTGCCGGAACCACTGCAATTCCGCAATCATATTTATTTAAAGATGATTTTTCTTTCAAATCCTATGAAGGAAAAATTCTATACAGATTAAAACAAGTTGATTTTGATGGTTCTTTTGAATACTCAAAAGTAATTTCTGTTGATGTGAATTTCATACCTGAGAAATTTGCAATCTCGCAGAATTATCCTAATCCTTTCAACCCGAATACAAAAATTTCATATTCGATTCCAATGGGAGCGGGAAACCAAGTAACTATAAAAGTATATGATTTATTAGGAAAAGAAGTTGCAACGATTGTAAATGATTATAAGCCTGCAGGAAATTACGAAATTGACTTTAAAGGTTCTGAATATCCATCAGGAATTTATTTCTATTTATATGAAGCATTTGATGCAAACGGAATGAAAATTCATAGTGAAGTCAGGAAAATGACTTTGCTTAAATAA
- a CDS encoding SDR family oxidoreductase, with product MDLGIKGKVAIVTASSTGIGKAVAEILISEGVNVAICSRSKEKLIEASKDIKNKFGTEPFWCVCDINSQKDIENFHNAVIQQFGSVDILVNNCGGPIPGYFADLTEDDWNDAFKQVLLSVIRFSHLVLPDMIRKEWGRIINITSVAVKQPVHNLILSNSFRAAVTGFAKTLSNEVANKNITVNNVAPGYTLTHRLYELAVNRAKTSGKSHEEILVEMAKDVPMNRLGGPEEIAALVAFLASKQASYITGTTIQVDGGSTKGIF from the coding sequence ATGGATCTAGGAATAAAAGGTAAAGTTGCAATTGTAACTGCTTCCAGCACTGGTATAGGAAAGGCAGTTGCAGAAATATTGATATCAGAAGGTGTAAATGTTGCAATTTGTTCCAGGTCCAAAGAGAAATTAATTGAAGCATCAAAAGACATTAAAAATAAATTTGGTACCGAACCTTTCTGGTGTGTTTGTGATATAAATTCACAAAAAGATATTGAGAATTTTCATAACGCTGTTATACAGCAATTTGGTAGTGTGGACATATTGGTAAATAACTGCGGAGGACCGATTCCGGGTTACTTTGCCGATTTAACAGAAGATGACTGGAATGATGCCTTTAAACAAGTATTACTGAGCGTTATAAGATTCTCCCATCTTGTGCTTCCTGATATGATAAGGAAAGAATGGGGAAGGATTATCAACATTACTTCAGTTGCTGTAAAGCAGCCGGTTCATAATCTTATTCTTTCCAATTCTTTCAGGGCTGCTGTAACAGGATTTGCAAAAACACTAAGCAATGAAGTTGCAAATAAAAATATAACTGTTAATAATGTCGCTCCTGGTTACACTTTAACACATCGGTTATATGAGCTTGCTGTAAACAGAGCAAAAACATCCGGCAAATCTCACGAAGAAATTTTAGTCGAAATGGCTAAAGATGTTCCAATGAATCGTCTTGGCGGTCCTGAAGAAATTGCAGCATTAGTTGCATTTCTTGCCTCAAAGCAGGCATCGTATATCACAGGCACAACAATTCAGGTAGACGGTGGTTCAACAAAAGGAATTTTCTGA
- a CDS encoding NAD(P)/FAD-dependent oxidoreductase, translating to MKKQIELAIPPEKISVPNIFHIEASKFLSVPAEKISAVIPLRRSIDARSKKVVFRFLVDVYLSEIPQTQTRIIDYKQVSDKQKVIIIGFGPAGMYAALRLIEFGIKPIVIERGKDVQSRRRDIRAIHQEQIVNPNSNYCFGEGGAGAYSDGKLYTRATKRGDVKKVLEILVQHGADPEILIDTHPHIGSNKLPKIVQQIRQTILNCDGEIHFDSKVTDFIIQQNKILGVVVKDSKELLADAVILATGHSARDIFYLLHKKNILIQPKPFALGVRIEHPQALINEIQYHTKEKHPNLPAASYSLACNVNDRGVYSFCMCPGGIIVPASTAQNEIVVNGMSVSRRDSPFANSGFVVEVTEQEYHRYEKHFPFNALQLQMDVEQKCYELANNTQKAPAQKVTDFVEGKFSSSLPKSSYIAGLTSVELHKELPSFITKRLKTALKIFDRRMHGYYSNEAIIVAPESRTSSPIRVPRDKETFMHIQIERLFPCGEGAGYAGGIVSAAIDGENCANAVKSFVECK from the coding sequence ATGAAAAAGCAAATCGAGTTAGCAATTCCACCAGAAAAAATTTCTGTTCCAAATATTTTTCATATAGAAGCTTCTAAATTTTTATCCGTACCTGCAGAAAAAATATCAGCAGTAATTCCTTTACGAAGGTCGATTGATGCAAGAAGTAAGAAAGTTGTTTTCAGATTTTTGGTTGATGTATATTTAAGTGAAATACCACAAACCCAGACAAGAATAATTGATTACAAACAGGTTTCAGATAAACAGAAAGTAATAATCATTGGATTTGGTCCGGCAGGAATGTATGCTGCATTAAGATTAATTGAATTTGGAATTAAACCCATTGTAATAGAACGAGGTAAAGATGTTCAAAGCAGAAGAAGAGATATCAGAGCAATTCATCAGGAACAAATTGTTAATCCTAATTCCAATTATTGTTTCGGTGAAGGTGGTGCAGGTGCTTATAGTGATGGCAAACTTTATACCCGCGCTACCAAGAGAGGTGATGTAAAAAAAGTTCTGGAAATTCTTGTCCAACACGGAGCAGATCCGGAAATACTGATTGATACTCATCCTCATATAGGCTCGAATAAATTACCTAAAATTGTACAACAGATTCGACAAACAATTCTTAATTGCGATGGTGAAATTCATTTCGACTCAAAGGTTACAGATTTTATTATCCAGCAAAATAAAATTCTTGGTGTTGTAGTAAAGGATTCAAAGGAATTACTGGCTGATGCAGTAATTCTTGCAACTGGTCATTCGGCAAGAGATATTTTTTATCTTCTTCACAAAAAAAATATTTTGATTCAACCGAAACCATTTGCACTTGGAGTAAGGATTGAGCATCCGCAAGCTTTAATTAATGAAATTCAATATCACACTAAAGAAAAACATCCAAACCTTCCTGCTGCAAGTTATTCACTCGCCTGCAATGTTAACGACAGAGGAGTTTATTCTTTTTGTATGTGTCCTGGTGGAATAATTGTTCCTGCATCAACTGCTCAGAATGAAATTGTAGTTAATGGAATGTCAGTTTCCAGAAGGGATTCACCTTTTGCAAATTCAGGTTTTGTTGTTGAAGTTACTGAACAGGAATATCATAGATATGAAAAGCATTTTCCATTTAATGCTCTTCAACTTCAAATGGATGTTGAGCAAAAATGTTATGAACTTGCGAACAATACGCAGAAAGCTCCCGCCCAGAAAGTAACTGATTTTGTTGAAGGAAAATTTTCTTCATCATTACCCAAGTCTTCATACATTGCCGGATTAACTTCAGTTGAGTTGCACAAAGAATTACCATCATTTATAACAAAGCGTCTTAAAACTGCTTTGAAAATTTTTGACAGAAGAATGCATGGTTATTATTCAAACGAAGCTATTATTGTTGCACCAGAATCCAGAACGAGTTCTCCGATAAGAGTTCCGAGAGATAAAGAAACTTTTATGCATATTCAGATTGAAAGATTATTCCCTTGTGGCGAAGGTGCAGGATATGCAGGTGGAATTGTGTCTGCAGCAATTGATGGTGAGAACTGTGCAAATGCAGTTAAAAGTTTTGTTGAATGCAAATAG
- a CDS encoding DUF4296 domain-containing protein, whose product MKHTYHIGLFFLVLLIACKERPPITEDKFVQIYANLVSAPDSISVDSLMFADYKQKVFSNYGFSEKNYEQTVKFYNQTPEKWEEFFRKVIKYIESTNDSSKSEI is encoded by the coding sequence TTGAAGCATACTTATCACATCGGTCTGTTTTTTTTAGTATTGTTGATTGCCTGCAAAGAAAGGCCCCCAATTACTGAAGATAAATTTGTTCAGATTTATGCAAATCTGGTTTCAGCTCCTGATTCAATCTCTGTGGATAGTTTAATGTTTGCTGACTACAAGCAAAAAGTTTTTTCAAATTATGGGTTTTCGGAAAAAAATTATGAGCAAACGGTAAAGTTCTATAATCAGACTCCGGAAAAATGGGAAGAGTTTTTTAGAAAAGTTATTAAGTATATTGAATCAACTAATGATTCGTCGAAGAGCGAAATTTAA
- a CDS encoding rhomboid family intramembrane serine protease: MSNYYQPRGFGRFSLFPPVIKNLLIINAAVFFVQVLMDNIMFNGYPAAYILNRWFALNPIGGHDFAGNPFNFQVWQLITYQFMHGGFGHIFFNMFALWMFGAEVEYILGSKKFLIFYLFSGITAGLLHLFISPLLGSPLAVTIGASGAVFGVMTAFAMLFPDRYIFLYFLIPVKAKYLIGFLIVFEFLAIDSAASNVAHLAHLGGALFGFLFILFDKSNPVEFRNLFKKSFYYKKRTPPDFGSYTYGSRNDDDVQEAKFYDLNKKDDEETITQEEIDAILDKISKYGYQKLTEREKRILFEASKKMK, translated from the coding sequence TTGAGTAATTATTATCAGCCAAGAGGATTTGGCAGGTTCAGTTTATTTCCACCTGTAATAAAAAATCTTTTGATTATTAATGCCGCCGTGTTTTTTGTTCAGGTTTTGATGGATAACATTATGTTCAATGGTTATCCTGCTGCTTATATTTTGAATCGCTGGTTTGCATTAAACCCAATTGGTGGTCACGATTTTGCAGGCAATCCGTTCAATTTTCAGGTTTGGCAATTAATTACTTACCAATTTATGCACGGCGGCTTTGGTCATATATTCTTCAATATGTTTGCACTCTGGATGTTTGGTGCTGAGGTAGAATATATTCTTGGCTCAAAAAAGTTTTTAATCTTTTATCTCTTTTCAGGAATTACTGCAGGTTTACTTCACTTATTTATTTCACCTTTGTTGGGAAGTCCATTGGCAGTTACTATCGGAGCTTCCGGTGCTGTTTTTGGTGTTATGACTGCATTTGCCATGCTTTTTCCTGACAGATACATTTTTCTTTACTTCCTTATTCCGGTTAAGGCAAAATATCTTATTGGATTCCTGATAGTATTTGAATTTCTTGCAATTGACAGTGCCGCAAGCAATGTTGCTCATCTGGCACATCTTGGCGGAGCTTTATTCGGATTTTTGTTCATACTATTTGATAAGAGCAATCCTGTTGAATTCAGAAATCTCTTTAAAAAATCTTTTTACTATAAAAAGAGAACTCCCCCGGATTTCGGCAGTTATACTTATGGAAGCAGAAACGATGATGATGTTCAGGAAGCAAAGTTTTATGATTTGAATAAGAAAGATGATGAAGAGACAATTACTCAGGAAGAGATTGATGCTATTCTGGATAAAATAAGTAAGTATGGTTATCAGAAACTTACTGAAAGAGAGAAGCGAATTCTTTTCGAAGCAAGTAAGAAGATGAAGTAA
- a CDS encoding RecQ family ATP-dependent DNA helicase, with translation MKEALQILKEFFGYDSFRPAQEEVISEILKGENVIAVLPTGAGKSVCYQIPALISDNYSIVISPLIALMKDQVDSLNRKKVVAAFINSTLEWVEIEKILNDISFGKIKLLYIAPERLESKEFSERLKAMRPSSLFIDEAHCISEWGHNFRPSYTKIKDFIQFTDIKKVSAFTATATPEVVNDIIKQLDIKKAKVIVKGFERENISISVYQTSKKKEKLLEIIKTNQHPAIIYVSSRKKAESINEFLNLNKTKSEFYHAGLNNILRRNIQEEFIAGKVPIIIATNAFGMGIDKKDIRTVIHYDIPGSIENYYQEIGRAGRDGKPSSAILLFDEKDLSIHKYFIDSAYPKKELIQQIYNGICDYAQIAIGSIPDKNIPINSDFINLYTKQNISSGLLHSALTYLETAGYIKINSSLTSHDSIKFLIDPNKLKQFLKTTENDELKDLILFLVRNFGSRIFDDRTPIDYHFIESNTGLSTEAQKDLYNFLSDIGFAEFISLDGKETVTLLQPRVQKEYLKLNYKLINELYLFAHEKLEKMRAFVYTNECRFKYILNYFGQNTSDYACGKCDKCSSQNHQLEKINFLSEPIEEVELPFDNYDKNLELFHRLNEVRKTAAKKFMQTPNLICPDSVLAKISQLKPDNKYKLMMIEGFTTRMFNKVGNDFIEAIQSYLKEDKNDSEKSLPQNVQETLQLLKKNFSLKEIASIRKLDEAVISMQIETILSYYPEIEIRSILSEEDLKVIETAMSAGYENLRDLKDKLNGKYSVPLLRIAIAKIKFRSSTNH, from the coding sequence ATGAAAGAAGCTCTGCAAATATTAAAAGAATTTTTTGGTTATGATTCTTTCAGACCTGCACAGGAAGAAGTAATTTCAGAAATTTTGAAAGGTGAAAATGTAATCGCAGTTTTACCAACAGGTGCAGGAAAATCAGTTTGTTATCAAATCCCGGCTTTAATTTCAGACAACTATTCTATCGTTATCTCACCACTAATTGCATTGATGAAAGATCAGGTAGATTCTCTTAATAGAAAAAAAGTAGTTGCTGCTTTTATAAATAGTACACTTGAATGGGTTGAAATCGAAAAAATTCTTAATGATATATCTTTTGGTAAAATTAAACTTCTTTACATTGCACCCGAAAGACTTGAATCTAAAGAATTTTCTGAACGGCTGAAAGCTATGAGGCCATCTTCCCTTTTCATTGATGAAGCACATTGCATAAGCGAATGGGGACATAATTTCAGACCGAGCTACACAAAAATTAAAGACTTTATTCAGTTTACTGACATTAAAAAGGTTTCAGCATTTACTGCAACAGCAACACCTGAAGTAGTAAACGATATAATCAAACAACTTGATATTAAAAAAGCGAAAGTAATTGTAAAAGGTTTTGAAAGAGAAAATATTTCTATCAGTGTTTATCAGACCAGTAAGAAAAAGGAAAAATTACTTGAGATAATTAAAACTAATCAGCACCCTGCAATAATTTATGTTTCTTCAAGAAAGAAAGCTGAAAGCATTAATGAATTTCTGAATCTGAATAAAACAAAATCAGAATTTTATCATGCCGGATTAAATAATATTTTAAGAAGAAATATTCAGGAAGAATTTATTGCAGGCAAAGTTCCGATTATTATAGCAACAAATGCTTTCGGAATGGGCATCGATAAAAAAGATATAAGAACTGTAATTCATTATGATATTCCAGGTTCAATTGAAAATTATTATCAAGAAATCGGAAGAGCAGGAAGAGATGGAAAACCATCTTCAGCAATTCTATTGTTCGATGAAAAGGATTTATCAATTCATAAATATTTCATTGACTCAGCTTATCCCAAGAAGGAATTGATTCAGCAGATTTATAATGGCATCTGCGATTATGCTCAAATAGCTATCGGTTCGATTCCGGATAAAAACATTCCAATCAACTCTGATTTTATAAATCTTTACACTAAACAAAATATTTCTTCAGGACTTTTACACTCAGCCCTTACTTATCTTGAAACAGCCGGTTATATAAAAATTAACTCAAGTTTGACTTCTCACGACTCGATAAAATTTTTAATCGATCCAAACAAACTGAAACAATTTCTAAAGACAACTGAAAATGATGAATTAAAAGATCTGATATTGTTTCTTGTAAGAAATTTCGGAAGCAGAATTTTCGATGATAGAACTCCGATTGATTATCATTTTATTGAAAGCAATACCGGTCTTTCAACGGAAGCTCAGAAAGATTTATATAACTTTCTTAGTGATATAGGTTTCGCTGAGTTTATCTCACTTGATGGAAAAGAAACTGTAACACTTCTTCAACCCAGAGTACAAAAAGAATATCTTAAATTAAATTACAAGCTTATAAATGAACTGTATTTATTCGCTCACGAAAAACTTGAGAAGATGAGAGCTTTCGTTTATACGAATGAATGCAGATTTAAATACATATTGAATTATTTTGGTCAGAATACTTCAGATTATGCCTGTGGGAAATGTGATAAATGCAGCTCTCAAAATCATCAGTTAGAAAAAATTAACTTTTTATCTGAGCCCATTGAAGAAGTTGAATTACCTTTTGATAATTATGATAAAAATCTCGAACTATTTCATCGGCTTAATGAAGTCAGAAAGACAGCAGCAAAAAAATTTATGCAAACGCCAAATTTAATTTGTCCTGATAGTGTTCTTGCAAAAATTTCACAGCTTAAGCCGGACAATAAATATAAACTGATGATGATTGAAGGATTTACGACAAGAATGTTTAATAAAGTCGGTAATGATTTTATTGAAGCCATTCAATCCTATCTTAAAGAAGATAAAAATGATTCTGAGAAATCGCTTCCACAAAATGTTCAGGAGACTTTGCAACTGCTGAAGAAAAATTTTTCACTGAAAGAAATTGCCAGCATAAGGAAACTTGATGAAGCAGTTATCTCTATGCAGATTGAAACAATACTTAGTTACTATCCTGAAATTGAAATTCGCTCAATTCTTAGTGAAGAAGATTTGAAAGTTATTGAAACTGCTATGAGTGCAGGTTATGAAAATCTGAGAGACTTAAAAGATAAACTGAATGGAAAATATTCTGTGCCTTTACTTCGGATTGCAATCGCCAAAATTAAATTTCGCTCTTCGACGAATCATTAG